From one Eriocheir sinensis breed Jianghai 21 unplaced genomic scaffold, ASM2467909v1 Scaffold142, whole genome shotgun sequence genomic stretch:
- the LOC126990023 gene encoding piggyBac transposable element-derived protein 2-like, whose product MSAAKRKKILTVNEALDLLEELDDVKDLYIEPPDVSNLTDEDSGPEDEGTVFHPESLSGNQLLAPAEFRASRREEDEEEEEDEESLVEQNETRKKPTRKKRKVSETSAKIKWGKNKGTAAQAGFFPEVNCSKYRDFNFVELFELFFDEEILAHMKEQVTKYCLMKNWPDICVSINELKVFLAILIVSGYNSLPSQSMYWSYDPDLHNKAICDAMRRDRFDSIKKCLHFNASTDQDKNDKYTKLRPLITHLQEKFMEHFIPSQCISHDEAMVKYFGKHGCKQSIRNKPIRFGYKIWCQNTTSGYLHAFDPYQGKTYKGDENMESDLGKAASTVMHLIGGYSDSAKVLPYHFFFDNFFTTVPLLVELAKRGYDGTGTIKSNRLDKTCPLPSVAQIDKKERGAVSSVSGKVHSKEIKVTRWKDNAVVTVCSTLHGENPTGKAKRWSKKDNKHVQIDIPKAVQVYNSNMGGTDRMDQNINAYRIGIRGKKWWWCLFTWMVDAAIHNAWQIARSRGTNIDQLMFRREVAMAYLFMYKVEPKAQGEGSFLYLVLKK is encoded by the exons ATGTCTGCTGCAAAAAG aAAAAAAATTCTGACTGTCAATGAAGCCTTAGATCTTTTAGAAGAGTTGGATGATGTCAAAGACTTGTACATCGAGCCCCCAGATGTAAGCAACCTGACTGATGAAGATTCTGGTCCCGAGGATGAAGGCACCGTCTTTCACCCAGAAAGCCTATCCGGAAACCAATTATTAGCCCCTGCTGAATTCCGAGCTTCTCGtcgtgaagaagatgaagaagaagaggaagatgaagaatctCTTGTAGAACAgaatgaaacaagaaagaaacctaCAAGGAAGAAGCGTAAAGTGTCAGAGACTTCTGCAAAGATAAAGTGGGGGAAGAATAAGGGAACAGCGGCTCAAGCAGGTTTTTTCCCTGAAGTAAATTGCAGTAAGTATAGAGACTTTAACTTTGTAGAACTTTTTGAGCTCTTCTTTGACGAAGAAATCCTTGCACACATGAAAGAACAAGTGACAAAATACTGTTTGATGAAAAATTGGCCTGATATATGTGTATCCATAAATGAACTAAAGGTTTTTCTGGCCATTTTGATAGTTTCTGGCTACAACTCATTGCCTAGCCAATCTATGTATTGGTCATATGACCCTGATCTACACAACAAAGCTATATGTGATGCAATGCGTCGGGACAGATTTGATTCCATCAAGAAATGCCTTCATTTCAACGCCAGTACCGATCAAgacaaaaatgataaatacaccAAACTACGCCCTCTGATCACTCATCTCCAAGAGAAATTTATGGAACACTTCATCCCTTCACAGTGTATATCACATGATGAGGCAATGGTGAAATATTTTGGGAAACATGGGTGTAAACAGTCCATTCGCAACAAACCTATTCGTTTTGGCTATAAAATATGGTGCCAAAACACTACCTCTGGCTACCTGCATGCCTTTGATCCATACCAAGGCAAGACTTACAAAGGGGATGAAAACATGGAAAGTGACCTTGGAAAAGCTGCCTCTACTGTTATGCATCTCATTGGGGGGTACAGTGATAGTGCAAAAGTTCTGCCATACCATTTCTTTTTTGACAACTTTTTCACTACTGTTCCACTGTTAGTAGAGTTAGCCAAGAGAGGCTATGATGGAACAGGAACCATTAAAAGTAATAGGTTAGATAAAACCTGCCCTCTACCCAGTGTTGCTcaaatagataagaaagaaaggggagctgTTTCATCGGTGTCAGGAAAAGTACAttcaaaggaaataaaagtaacaaGATGGAAAGATAATGCAGTCGTAACTGTATGTTCTACACTCCATGGTGAAAATCCTACAGGAAAAGCGAAAAGGTGGTCAAAGAAAGACAATAAGCATGTACAAATAGATATTCCTAAAGCTGTTCAGGTTTACAACAGCAACATGGGTGGGACGGATAGGATGGATCAGAATATCAATGCGTATCGCATTGGTATTCGAGgaaaaaagtggtggtggtgtcttttcACATGGATGGTAGATGCTGCTATTCACAATGCTTGGCAAATAGCTCGAAGCAGAGGAACAAACATTGACCAGTTGATGTTTAGGCGAGAGGTAGCCATGGCCTACTTATTCATGTATAAAGTAGAGCCAAAGGCCCAGGGAGAAGGAAGCTTTTTGTACCTGGTGTTGAAGAAATGA